The following coding sequences lie in one Alloacidobacterium dinghuense genomic window:
- a CDS encoding LpxI family protein translates to MSKLGLIAGNGHFPFLLLDAARAHGLEVVVAAIKEETDPEIDERAAADSGVRVYWLSLGELSKLIETFHTENVSRAVMAGQVKHKQIFSSIRPDWRLAKLLLSLSTKNTDMLLGAVAKVLGDEGIELISSTAYLEPLLAKAGVLTERSPSEQERKDIAYGREVGLAVAGYDIGQTVVVASQTCVAVEAMEGTDAAIERAGAIMKTMAADGDASTFDRTLTVVKVAKPKQDMRFDVPVIGLKTIEAMEHAHATCLAIEAERTLIFDRDTVLLRANTAKIAIVAIEQG, encoded by the coding sequence GTGAGCAAACTTGGTTTGATCGCCGGAAATGGGCACTTTCCTTTTTTGCTGCTGGATGCGGCGCGCGCGCATGGGCTTGAGGTTGTGGTTGCCGCGATCAAGGAAGAGACGGATCCGGAGATCGATGAGCGCGCTGCTGCGGATTCCGGCGTTCGCGTCTATTGGCTTTCGCTGGGTGAGTTGTCAAAGCTGATCGAGACGTTTCACACAGAGAATGTCTCACGCGCGGTGATGGCTGGGCAGGTGAAGCACAAGCAGATTTTCTCGAGTATTCGTCCGGACTGGCGGCTGGCCAAACTGCTGCTTTCTCTGAGCACCAAGAATACAGACATGCTGCTGGGGGCGGTCGCCAAGGTGCTGGGCGATGAGGGTATTGAACTGATTTCGTCTACTGCATATCTGGAACCGTTGCTGGCGAAGGCTGGGGTGCTGACGGAGCGTTCGCCTTCGGAGCAGGAGCGGAAGGACATCGCTTATGGCCGCGAAGTGGGGCTGGCGGTTGCAGGGTACGACATTGGACAAACTGTCGTCGTTGCGAGCCAGACGTGTGTTGCGGTTGAGGCAATGGAAGGGACTGATGCCGCGATTGAACGCGCGGGCGCGATTATGAAGACGATGGCTGCCGATGGCGATGCTTCTACCTTTGATCGCACGCTGACGGTTGTGAAGGTGGCGAAGCCGAAGCAGGATATGCGCTTCGATGTTCCGGTGATCGGGCTGAAGACGATTGAAGCGATGGAGCACGCGCATGCGACGTGTCTGGCGATTGAAGCGGAGCGGACGCTGATTTTTGACAGGGATACAGTTCTTTTGCGTGCCAATACAGCCAAGATTGCGATTGTGGCTATCGAGCAGGGATAA
- the lpxA gene encoding acyl-ACP--UDP-N-acetylglucosamine O-acyltransferase — protein sequence MSIHSTAIVAPGAVIPESCTVGPYCTVGPEVALGEDCELISHVVLDGHLRVGARNKFYSFACVGVAPQDLKYKGEPTGAVLGDDNVIRECVTISRGTAGGGGTTRVGSGCLIMAYAHIGHDSVIGDGCILANAATLAGHVIVEDYVTVGALNQVHQFCRIGKHAYTGGGTTVVQDVLPFSLTSAKRETQAYGLNKIGLERKGFDRERLRALQHAYRYLLAGKMNTSQALERMKSEGIATEDVGYLVEFIEKSERGVVK from the coding sequence GTGAGCATTCATTCGACGGCGATTGTTGCGCCGGGTGCTGTGATTCCTGAGTCGTGTACGGTGGGGCCATATTGCACGGTTGGTCCGGAGGTGGCGCTCGGGGAAGACTGCGAGTTGATCTCGCATGTGGTTCTCGATGGGCATTTGAGAGTCGGGGCGCGAAACAAGTTCTATTCCTTTGCCTGCGTGGGTGTTGCGCCGCAGGATCTGAAATACAAGGGCGAGCCTACGGGCGCGGTGCTGGGCGATGACAACGTCATTCGCGAGTGCGTGACGATTTCGCGCGGGACGGCGGGTGGTGGCGGCACGACGCGGGTGGGCAGTGGGTGCCTCATCATGGCGTACGCGCATATCGGGCACGACAGCGTGATTGGCGACGGATGCATTCTGGCGAATGCTGCGACACTGGCTGGTCACGTGATCGTGGAGGATTATGTGACCGTGGGGGCGCTGAACCAGGTGCATCAGTTTTGCCGGATCGGCAAGCATGCGTATACGGGCGGCGGAACGACCGTGGTGCAGGATGTGTTGCCTTTCTCACTGACCTCGGCGAAGCGCGAGACGCAGGCTTACGGGCTGAACAAGATTGGTTTGGAGCGCAAGGGCTTTGATCGTGAGCGGTTGCGGGCGCTGCAGCATGCGTATCGGTATCTGCTGGCCGGGAAGATGAACACTTCGCAGGCTTTGGAAAGAATGAAGAGCGAAGGCATTGCCACGGAAGATGTCGGTTATCTGGTGGAGTTCATCGAGAAATCAGAACGTGGCGTGGTGAAGTAG
- the fabZ gene encoding 3-hydroxyacyl-ACP dehydratase FabZ, producing MENSTHAPESRLVMDISDIMAILPHRYPFLLIDRVIEMERKKRIVAIKNVTINESFFQGHFPDYPIMPGVLVIEAMAQAGGALLLTEIPDRDSKLMVFTGIERAKFRRPVVPGDQLRIEINVLQWKTRAVRLEGRATVDGKLACEGTVMCQLVPRRRQESHAEAPAMASVTEE from the coding sequence ATGGAGAACTCAACCCACGCTCCTGAGTCTCGCCTGGTGATGGATATTTCCGACATCATGGCGATTTTGCCGCACCGTTACCCGTTTCTTCTGATCGATCGCGTGATTGAGATGGAGCGGAAGAAGCGGATTGTCGCGATTAAGAACGTGACCATCAATGAGTCTTTCTTTCAGGGGCATTTTCCGGATTATCCGATCATGCCCGGTGTCCTGGTGATTGAAGCGATGGCGCAGGCGGGTGGGGCACTTCTGTTGACTGAGATTCCGGATCGCGACAGCAAGCTGATGGTCTTTACGGGGATCGAGCGCGCCAAGTTTCGGCGGCCGGTGGTGCCGGGGGATCAGTTGCGGATTGAGATCAATGTGCTGCAGTGGAAGACGCGCGCGGTGCGTCTGGAAGGAAGAGCAACGGTGGACGGCAAGCTTGCCTGCGAGGGAACGGTGATGTGCCAGCTGGTTCCGCGGCGCAGGCAGGAGTCGCATGCGGAAGCGCCGGCGATGGCTTCGGTGACGGAAGAGTGA
- a CDS encoding Spy/CpxP family protein refolding chaperone, whose translation MGETRKLLGLGLILAGCLGALGTSRRAAAQEMTPGPPPMERAFGGRMLHGRWWDDPQTAQKIGLTADQQTKMDGILQQHRLKLIDLNASLQKQEAIMQPLIEADQPDEGKILGQIDAIAQARAELEKANARMLLGIRQVLTPDQWTKLKALRAEKKEEWGREGRGMRRGPGGPPALPDGGPPPQPQME comes from the coding sequence ATGGGAGAAACTAGAAAGCTTTTGGGACTGGGGTTGATTTTGGCAGGATGCCTTGGAGCTCTTGGAACGTCCAGGCGCGCTGCGGCGCAGGAGATGACGCCGGGTCCGCCTCCGATGGAGCGGGCCTTTGGTGGAAGAATGCTGCACGGGCGCTGGTGGGACGATCCGCAGACGGCGCAGAAGATTGGGTTGACCGCAGACCAGCAGACGAAGATGGATGGGATTCTGCAGCAGCATCGGCTGAAGCTGATTGACCTGAATGCATCGCTGCAGAAGCAGGAAGCGATTATGCAGCCACTCATTGAAGCCGATCAGCCGGATGAGGGAAAGATTCTGGGGCAGATTGACGCGATTGCGCAGGCAAGGGCGGAACTCGAAAAGGCAAATGCGCGGATGCTGCTGGGGATTCGGCAGGTGCTGACGCCGGACCAGTGGACGAAGCTGAAGGCTCTGCGCGCGGAGAAGAAAGAGGAGTGGGGCCGCGAGGGTCGCGGCATGCGGCGCGGGCCGGGTGGTCCCCCAGCGTTACCGGATGGTGGACCGCCTCCGCAGCCTCAGATGGAGTAG